The genomic interval tccaactctttgcaaccccatggactgtagctcgccaggcttctctgtccatggacttctccaggcaagaatactggagtgggttgccatttcaaaagtgaagtcgctcagtcgtgtccgactctttgcgacctcatggattgtatgtagctcaccagggtcctccatccatggggttctccaggcaagaacactggagtaggttgccatttccttctccaggggatcttcccaacccagggattgaacccgggtctcccgcattataggtagacactttaccatctaagccaccaaagGACTCATCAAATAAGTTATTTAAAGGCTTCAGAATAGGGAACCCCCTggcggtccactggttaggacttgagctttcactgccaagggcacaggtttgatccctagtcagggaactaagttctcACAAGCCCCTcagccaaacaacaacaaagccctcCCTCCTCAATGTGCACACCCCACCCCCTTCTGCTGCTGGGCACTCTGGCAGGTCCCCTGTAGGTGAATGTACCCCCACACAATTTGGAGGCGCACACCTCTGGTTGTACACCCGTGCCCCAGACCTAAGTGTGTTCACACACAGCCTGCCCTCCAGGTGCCAAGTGCCTCTCTTGCCTTGGATATTTGGAGTCAATGGGACCCTGAGGGTGGACCCATGGCACATGAATACACCCTGGGGGACTGATTAGTCCTTGTTGGATCAGTGAGAGGGGGTCCAGCAGGGACTGCCCCTTCCTCTACCCCCCATCCTTTAGTCCACCCCTTTGCATTCAGCAGCTGTCCCCTCCCCGCTCACATACCCTTGTTACTGTTCTTTGTTTTCCTCCCTGGCCAAATCCCCAAGGGCTTCTTTGGTCATTAACCTCCTGCTTTAGTTAGCTTAGTGgggagaaaagtggaagcagggaAAATTCAGGAGTGGGTGTCTAGGGGGAATCTCATTTTAGTGGGGACAGGAAGGCTTCAACCAGCTGGTGACAAAAATGCTTGGCACACAGTCAGACCTACACAACTGTCTGCGATTTCTGACAGTGAAAAACAGTCCCCTGGTCCACGGAGCAGGAGGCATCCCCCACGGCTCCCAGGTCCCCCAACCTGGGTTCCCGGGGTAGGAGAGTGGACAAGAGCAGGGAACAGCCACTCTCAAAAGCTCTCATCTCTCCAATTCTTCCTCTCTCACTCTTGCCTAGAGGCGGGAGCACTCAATCCCACAAAAAGGTTTGTTGCTAACTTTGTTAAGTCCTTGGTCCAGAGGGCATCTCATCCCCAATTCTGGGGCCTTCCAGGGTTTCTCTGTCATGGCTTCCCTTCCCTGGATCTTCGCCCGGCAAAGCAAGAGACCCACGGTAAGCCAACTCCCATGCCCTCCTGAGATCCTCCACCCcgtctcccaccctccccttggTGTGCAAATTTACTCTTTCCAAGAATCAATTTAGGGAACTGGGCTTCGCAGCTCAGCCCTCACGGCCTCACAGTGCCTGGTCTATGAGGTCATCTCCTCCGTCCTCCCATTCCCCCGCCTCCAAGCAGGACGTTACCTCACAAACTAGCTCAGATTTTTGGTTTCCAAGGCACTCCAGAAAAGAACACCCACCCATTCTTATCAAACTCTTTCGGGAAGTTCTTCTTAAAAGTCTGTCCTCAAGCCCTCAGGTTGCGGCGCCATCCTTTCTCCTCCCGGGAAAGACCCAGGCATAAAAAGAGTGACAAAAGAAATGCCAAAGCTACGGGATAAGGGGAGAAGAAAAGATTGCATTACACCCCAACTTCCACAAACTCCCCTAAAAATACCCAGCTCTCCAATTCATGGCTTAAAAACTGATTTGTACTTTCACCAAATTTCCAGAGTCAAAGGAGCTGAATCAGTGGGTTTTCAGTGCGGGGGAGGTGGGTGAGGCAAAGTGGAATGATGGTGACGGCTAAGGAACAGGGCACCCCCAAGCTAAACGGATGGCCCGGGCCTGAGGAAGTCTGGGTCTCCATTCCACCCGGtgtcttctttcctccttccgTCGCACCCAAAGCTCGTGGCTCTCACCCGAAGCTGTTAACTCCTATCATGCCTTTAAGACTTCCCTGGCCGCCCCTCTCTCGGTCCcctacctctccccaccccttcaGCCTCCTCACCTCATTTCCCCACAGCCCTCCCAGCTCCCCTCCACTGATCAGAAGGACGTTAACTAACTCACCTCCCAGTCGCTGCTGCTCTGATCTCCGGGactggggggagggaagggaggaagggggatGGCTTGCCGCTTGGGGAAGAGGGGACCCCGTCTTTTGCCAGGGGGTCCCACCCTCCAACCCGGCACCCCATcccggccccccacccccgccccccagcgcGCAGAGCCGCGTTCTCCACGCATCGCCGCTGCGGGCTTTGTCTGCTCTGCGGAGAACCTCTGCCCGCGGCCGGGAGCCGGGATCGACTCTGGGAGAACGGGAGGGGGGAGCGGAGAGCGGAGAGGGAGCGCGGCAGGGagggggaagaggggagagaaagcGAGAGAAAGCCGCAGTGACCCAGCCGGGACAGCTCCCCGCCCTCTCCCCCCGCCTCATTACCATAAGAAAGAGGGACCTAAGACTGGCCGGGATCGCGAAGGAGCCCGTTTTGGGAGGGGGACACACTCCATTAGCCTGTTTTCCACCCGTTCCGTTTCTGTACACTGACTCGTTTCCTCTTTAAAAATGAGGGACCTCGATCGCCTTCCCGCCCCCAGCTTCGCCTCCCAGCAGCGGGTAAAGACCGAAGGCACATCCCTATCTTCCTCGGGTCAAGGAATTCGTCCCCGCGCCCCCGAGGGCGGGAAACTACAACTCCCGGCATGCCCCGGGCGCCCCCGGCGCGCCCCCCTCCCGTCAGTTCCATGCTGCTCCATCCAgttcatttaaaacaaaagagtTTGAGCGCTGGAAGGGGCTGGGCTCTATTGGGGGCCACTGAGCGCCGCTCCTGGACTGGGGCTCGGTGCGGGAGCCTAAGGGGGGCGTCTGGACGGTGGGGTCTGGAGACTCCCGGGACCGAGgcgggaggggtgggggcagagatcccgcagccccccgcccccccccgtcACCCCCGGAGAGGAGAGGAGATCTGCTTTCTCGGTTTTGCTTCtctatccccccacccccaccccgggggcTGGGGCGAGGGGAGTCGGGTTACAGGGTGTTTGGGGAGGGGGGCTTAGAGGGAGGGTCTATCTTTCTATCTCGctttcttcccccctccccagttctttgttcccccctccccacacacccccctcccctcctctcccctcccctcctctctccccttttcccttccaccacctctctctctccctctctctctctcccccagctTTTGTTTCGCCATGCCTAGTCTAGTGGTATCTGGAATAATGGAAAGAAATGGGGGCTTTGGAGAACTAGGATGTTTCGGGGGAAGCGCTAAGGACCGAGGGCTGCTGGAAGACGAGCGCGCCCTTCAGCTGGCTCTCGATCAACTCTGCCTCCTGGGTTTGGgggagccccccgcccccacggCGGGCGAGgacgggggaggtggggggggcggCGCCCCCGCGCAGCCGGCCGCCCCCCCGCAgccggccccgccgccgccgcccgcggcGCCCCCGGCCGCCCCGACGGCGGCCCCCGCGGCGCAGACGCCCcagccccccaccgcccccaaaGGGGCCAGCGACGCCAAGCTCTGCGCTCTCTACAAAGAGGCCGAGCTGCGCCTGAAGGGCAGCAGCAACACCACCGAGTGTGTACCAGTGCCCACCTCCGAGCACGTGGCAGAGATCGTGGGCAGGCAAGGTAAGCGGGCGCCGGGACCACGGAGAGGGACTGGAGTTGGGGGGCACCCCATCCCTAGCACGGAAAGTTCACTTCCTCCCTCCTTGCCCGCCTCTGGCTCAGTCCCTTCCCCACAAAGGGGGACCCGCCCCCTACCCTGATTTCGAAGTGCCTCAAAGTTCCCTGCTACCCCCCTAGTTGGAACTGTCCTCCAGATCCTTCCTTCCCTAGGGCTCTGCCCTTAGACAAAGAAATATCCTCTCTCCGAGAGAGGGAAAAGGGAGGGGGATCGGTTTTCCAATCCGGGGAGGCTGTCCGGAGGGGGTGTCCACTCGTAGCCGGAAAAACTGGCCGAATGTGTAAAAGAGTTACTCAGGAGCCCCAACTATGGCATCTGCTAGTGGTTTGGGGAGGGGGCACCCCTGGGACCCCCAGCCACCTGGAGTTACAGACTTTGGGGGAGACCTGGCCCGGGAAGGCAGACTGAGTATCTGTCTCTTTGTTGGGCTGAGTGTAGGAATGGAAGGGGGTGTGGCTCATGGGAGGGTCCCAgcctgggggtgaggtggggaaggGGGGCTGCTGGGAGGAGGGAGTCCTGTGGTCACCCACACACCAAAGTTGGATGGTCTATGGGATTTTGGAAGGGGTGCCTCCAACGAAGTGCCACGTCCCGGTGTGGAcctcttctcctccctctcaAGCTTTTGTTCTGGGCTGGCCACGGCAAGGGGCCAGAGGCCTGGAGAGGGGTCTCTGGTAGTGAGAGAGTAGAACAGGGTGGGAAGGGGCGTGCTGAGGGGTGAGGAATCTTCACCTGGAGATTTGGTGGAGGGCATGGGTCTGGGTGTGTTGTtggggagtgggggggtgggTACAGAATTAATCCAATGTAGAGTGTCTGATACCACACCCTCCTCTGCTCCAGCATCCCTgggcgggtgggggtgggaatgTTGGTAAGGGTCCAGACTGAGCAGACGGGATCCTGGGGACCCTTCCCTCTCCCAGTTTCCCAAAGGggagtgtgggggggggggcgggatttGGAAATTGCAAGGGGGCTGGACTGgggaggtgtggggtgggggaggagcaggggaggaGCTGTCCCACAGTGGGGAACAATAGAGGAGCTGCATTCCGGCTGGGAGTGAAGGAGGAGGCCGGCTGCTGGCTGGGGAAGAGGGGAGGCAAGTCAGGGGGGCCCCTACTCCACATCACACCTCGTCTACCCAAagtgtggggggttggggggattTTGCTGGGAGATCCAGAATGGAGGAGGGGAAGATGCCACTCCCCGGCGTAGCCCTCATCCCCCTGGGGCACCCCATCTCTTGAGATTTCTGGTTTTTAAAAGTTGGATTTCCTCTTGTTGTCAGAAACTAGGGACCCAGAGCCCTGGAATCGGGTGGGGACACTGTTATCTTTTCTTGGGTGCGGGGGTGGTCTTGGGAGGCCCCGGAATTTCATGGAGtcattctttcctcttctgcCTCCGCATCAGATGGGCCTGTCTCTCATAAAAGTAGGGGGATTTCTCCTATTCAGAGAAGACAAGCCTCCCCCTCACTCCTTAAGGAAATGGAAGTCCTTTCTCTTGTCTAACCTCCCTTCTCCTGCTGTAGTGTCAAGGCTGCTCTATTTGACCTCTAGGAAGGTGAAGCCAAGTGGGTCTTCCCTTCAAGAGATGCTTCTTCGGGGTTGGGAAACGTAGGACAAGATCCGCTACCAGTTCTGCATCTCTAGGCCTCTAGCTTTTCTCCTTACTTTTATACCTGGCCTGTTCTCCTCACCCCAATTCCAGTCCCCAAAGACACCTATAACAGCTCTCATGTAAGTTTAGGGACCCAAAACTTAGAGCCAGAACCCAGGTGCCTATCAGATGCCATGCAATTAGAAGTTGTAGGAGAAGGGTCTTCACTGTTCCTTCCCCCGCCCCCCGTGCCTCCCAAACAGAACAATCATTTACTGACATTAAAGCAGCAAGGATGTGGGCTTGACAACAGGTAGGACCTCTCAACTGCCAAGAGGTCTGAAGACAAAAAGGGAGGAGCAAATTCTCCTTCCTAAGGTCTCTTGAAGGTGAGGAGAGCTGCCCCCAACCCACTCTCTCCTCCCACATGCCAATCTGGTAGGTTTGGAGAAGAAGCCATCtggagtggaggaaggagagggaaaaaaagatgagCTCACCTCAGGCCTATGGTTGGAGGGTTAGGCAGAGTCAGAAAACTAGGACCACTGGCATTGGTTGGGGAGTGAGAAAGGGAACTGTGAATGTTTATATGGAGACGGGTATGAATGTCTAAATGTGAATGGGGGCAACAGTTGTGGGCAGGGGTGTATAGGAATGTGCTGCATGTGTCCTGGGAATGATGGGGATGGAAGAGTGGGCTGGATGAAAGGATGAAACACAGGGAATCCATGTGTATCAGGGAGAGGGGTATGTGAAAGTGTGCATTAGACTTGCACCGCAAATAACATTTAGATAAAGGTAAGCTGCATAGCGGCTCCTAGGtccgtgtctgtgtgtgcatgtacaaacacacacatgtagcATGTGTGCTTTGAGGAAACATGTGAGTCTCTGAGGTTCTGTGTGAAGATAGGGGCAGGGATAGGGAATTGGAAAAGGAGGAGAGAGGTTTGTCCAGTCAGCCGTCAAGGTCCGCCACCTTTAGACTGCAGTCTGGCCATCCCAGCCTCCctcacttttctctttccctttctccctctttgtctctctttgtCTGGGccattctcctttctcttcctgcctgtcTCCCCAGCCTCTCAGCTTTTACCCACTCCTTCTTCAAAGCAGGAGTATGGGTCTAGAACACCTTCTCCCCCACCCTACTCAGCCCGAGGCCCATCTTGGCTCTCCTGCCCCAGGGGACAGGGTGGCAGGAGTGTCCATGAGGTCAGGCACTGTGTCCCTCACACATCAttatcctcctttccttcctaaaACAGATTCTCAGACCCTTCCCGACCTCTCACACTCCATGAGTTGCTGAAAACTTGCTGTGAATTTGGGACCAGCTGAGACACTAATGGGTGGAAGGCATGGGAGCAGATGTGGGTCAGTCGTCCCAGTGTAGACTGGAAGACACTTCTAATGCACGGAGATCAAGTGAGGAGTCGACTGTAGGCTTCTGAGGCAAGATCAGGGTCAGTGACAGACTGGAGATCGCAGTTGCAGGGCAGGGCAGGTGATTGAGCGATTTGGAAGTTTGTGAGTAGCCAGAAATCAGTAGAGAAATTGGGGGAAACAGCTAATGGTTGTCGAGGAGTTAGTGAGTAGGTTAGCAGCTTGTCTGGGAAGGTCAGTGATTATTTCAGAATTTCAAAGAGTGCATGAATTTGGAGGTCCTATATGGAATTCAAGGGAAAGTTGTGACATTTTGCAGTCTGTGGTTGATAGATACATTGGATAGATTTAAGATACAGTAAGTGAATTGTTCTGGttagagttggggggggggggttccctaAGGGTAGACAGAGGTTCCTGGTGGGCTGGGTATCAGAGTAGGAGCAGGAGCTTGTTGGCTCCAGCACAAACCTTCTTGCCTtgtgagtttatttctctcttcccttccctatcCCAGGCTGCAAGATTAAGGCTCTGAGGGCCAAGACCAACACCTACATCAAGACGCCCGTGCGAGGCGAGGAGCCAGTGTTCATGGTGACTGGGCGGCGGGAGGACGTGGCCACAGCCCGCCGGGAAATCATCTCAGCGGCCGAGCACTTCTCCATGATCCGCGCCTCACGCAACAAGTCGGGCGCCGCCTTTGGAGTGGCGCCTGCTCTGCCCGGCCAAGTGACAATTCGTGTGCGGGTGCCCTATCGCGTGGTGGGACTGGTGGTGGGCCCCAAGGGGGCAACCATCAAACGCATCCAGCAGCAGACCAACACGTACATTATCACGCCAAGCCGGGACCGCGACCCGGTGTTCGAGATCACCGGTGCCCCGGGGAACGTGGAGCGTGCGCGCGAGGAGATCGAAACGCACATCGCGGTCCGCACAGGCAAGATCCTCGAGTACAACAATGAAAACGACTTCCTGGCGGGGAGCCCCGACGCCGCGCTGGATAGCCGCTACTCTGAGGCCTGGCGGGTGCACCCTTCCGGCTGCAAGCCCCTCTCCACCTTCCGGCAGAACAGCTTGGGCTGCATCGGCGAGTGCGGAGTGGACTCTGGCTTTGAGGCCCCGCGCCTCGGCGAGCAGGGAGGGGACTTTGGCTATGGCGGGTACCTGTTCCCTGGCTATGGCGTGGGCAAGCAGGACGTGTACTACGGAGTGGCCGAGACTAGCCCCCCGCTCTGGGCGGGCCAGGAGAACGCCACGCCCACCTCGGTGCTCTTCTCTTccgcctcttcttcctcctcctcttccgcCAAGGCCCGCGCTGGGCCCCCGGGAGCGCATCGCTCTCCTGCCGCCTCCGCGGGGCCCGAGCTGGCCGGACTCCCGAGACGCCCGCCGGGAGAGCCGCTCCAGGGCTTCTCTAAACTTGGGGGGGGCGGCCTGCGGAGCCCCGGCGGCGGGCGGGATTGCATGGTGTGCTTCGAGAGTGAGGTGACTGCCGCACTGGTGCCCTGCGGACACAACCTGTTCTGCATGGAGTGTGCAGTACGCATCTGTGAGAGGACGGACCCGGAGTGTCCCGTCTGCCACATCACAGCCACGCAAGCCATCCGAATATTTTCCTAAGCCCCTGGCCCCTGGCCTCCTGGGGCCGCTCACCAGGGGCCCTTCCTGGAGCTGTTTTCCACTGGGGCCTTTTGCAAATCAGTGATTTGAGGGGCAAGGTGCTTAGATACTCGtttgctggggaggggggaggggaggcgatGGTGGCTGGAGGGCGGGGCCGCTTTCAGAGCCTCTGGTCCCCCTGTCCTGGAAAGGTTGGGAGGGGGGCCAGGCCGGAAATTTTACTAGAGTTACAACTCTGATACCTCAACACACCCTTCAATCCGGAAGCAGCTAAGAGAAACTTGTTTTGCCAGAGGTGGCCGCTAAGGCATCCTGACTCCCTGCCCGCCCAACTCACACTACCCCTTCCTCTAGGGAGGGGACGGGGAACGGGAACGGGAGAGGGAGAATTACCATCTGTATCTAGAGGTGCTCCAACAATCCCCAAGCCTCTGgtcctgacctctgacctccaaCCACGACCCTTTAGACCCTCCACCACCTTGTATTCTGTTTGGGGATTTGTTCTGGGCTTCCAGCAGTCTGAGGGGGTTGGGGCCCTTTCAGGAGTCTGAATAGATTTTctgagggggaaggggaggaagtaTGTCAATCAATAAAGGGCTCAGAACTCGCCGCTCCCCACAAAGCTGGGCTAGGGGAATCTGGAGAGGGGTGCTCCTCCGCTTTCCCTCCACTCTCTCCTCACCATCCTCCTTCCCTTTgggttttcctctctcctttgctCTCTCCTCCAgctcttctctctgcttcccctTGCCAGCTGTCACAACCAGCCCTTGTCttgctcttcctctttcttcccttctcgcCTCTCCTTCCTGCTCCACCCAGCCCAGCTTTGGGGACATTATCCCcctggggagaggcagagggaaaaAACATTTTGATGGTCCCCTCAGTTCCTCTTTGTCATTCGGAGGCCCACTTTTCTCCTCCTCCAAAGAAACACCTCAAATTCTTGATAGAATGTATCCCTGTTCTCAGTGAATATTTGAAGAGGGGACTAATACTGGGGTACATAAAGGGTCAAACCTCCACCTTTATCATCTTTGGGCATTACATTTAGGGAGCAGTTTGGGGGCTGGATTttctggtggtgggagggggtgagCCAGGGTAGTGTGTCTGCTCTTGgggagcaggagaggcaggaagagaggctgctggagggagggagggttccTCCTCCCTTGCAGTGCCCCATTCCCTGCGCCCCTCTCTGGACCTGACCTGAACCCTTGTTAACAAATTAATCATGAAGTCTCTTGTCTCACTCACTGAGGAGAGACCTTGTCTTCAGAGGGGTCACTCCAGAGCCAAGCAGGATTGGGGTGCAGCCGGGCCTGTTCTAAGAATCATGTATTATTATAGGCCTTGCATGCCCCTTTGCTGCCTCCCTACTGCTCACTTGGGGCAGTCACCAGCCTCCCACCCTCCTGGTTCCGCTGGCCGGGCTAGGAGGGGATGGGGGATGGGAGTCCCCCGGGGATCCTAGGAGATTCTTGTATATAGTAGGGTGGGACTGTTCTAAGTGATCTCTGAGCCTTGAGGCTCAGGAGTCCCATTCTTCCTGGATGGAGAGGGGGTGCAGGGATGGGGGCACAGAGGGgatttcctcctctccttcctcctgttGTGAATTAACTCACCTCTCCTCAGCCTTCCCCTCCAGACCACCAGCCAGGGAGGGGAGCGGAAGGAGGTCACAGCCAGGAAAACTGGCCTGTGACAACTTCCCTCCTTCCCGCCAATGTGAGCCATCCTGAGATGTCTGTACATTAGAAACCAAACCAAATGGGCACCCCTCGGTCGccgagggggggtgggggggtgggaagaTGGGATGTCTGTCTGTCgatcccctcccccctccacctACCCACAAAGGCGGAAGACTGTTACGCTAGGGGGCTCGGAAAATACAATCCCACTCTTACTGATTGAGCCAAACCTAGAAACCAACGCAAAACACAGTGAGAGACAAaatagaggagagaaagagagcatgAGAGGGAGCGAGATAGGCAACCAACacaggagagaaaacaaaaatagaaaaaaaaaaagcagttctttataatttaatattctattttaataaaGGCATTTATTACCGTATAAATGTAGCAAAGAACCTGggctaatatgaaaaaaaaaaaagactttttattaggtaatttattatatgaaaaggatattttattttatgataaagtgatccttaaaaaaataaaaaaactttagAAGGTTTAGAATATATGtagggaaagaagaagaaaaaaaaatacatttgtattcagagttaaatcttaaaaaagtgtttttaatatATGTTCTGGTTTACgttccttttttcccccacatttttTTGGGGAGGAATGTCGTTTGCTTTTCCGGGGGAGCATCCTGGGATGGCTTGTGGAGACAGGGGCTAGGGGAACCTGGTCCCTCTGGGGCCCTGCAAGTAGATTGGATTTCACCCCCAtggctccccctccctctccccctcccctttggGGGAGCCGGCAGAGCCACACAAAGAAAGGGattaaggagaaaggaagaagcagTAGGACTGAGGATCCTGGGGTGTCCCCCCACTCGCTTCCCCTGTCCAGTCCCAGGGGCAAGTAAGGTGGGGAAGTCCAGAACTGAGGCCTAGCAGGCCTATGGGAACCCTCAGAGAGGTGTGAGATTTAAGAGagatagttttttgtttgtttttttttttaaccaaaaatgagagagaagaaaaaccgaggggtttaaaagaaaagaatactacaaaataataataattaataataataataattcaaatttatttcatataatcctagagacaaagagaaagaatTACTAGTTACTTAGTAGACGATATTCAGATAGCTTAAAGTTTAGTAGCATTGAGGGCCCCTGGGTCCAGTAGAATGTATAAAAGtcataatgaaaaggaaaatagaggAGGGAAGTGGCTGAGTCCACCCtgagccccccccaccccatcttcaGATATCAGGGTGGAGCAGGTTGCTAGTTATGGTTGGGAGCTTCCTTCCAGTCTGCTGGGGTTGATTCTAAGAATCcttggatttttaaattataggaCAAATAGATGAGGGGCTCAGTTCCCAGGGTCTTTGAAAGCATGAACACTGATCATTTCAACCAGAGGAGGGCTGGGCTAGGGACAGCTGAGGTGGGAAAGCATGGTTGGCTCCCTGTCTCTGGGCAGCCCTTATTCCAAACATGTCCTCTTGGGGCTTTCTGAGAGGAGGAAGACTGCCCAGCTTTAACCCTCTAGGGACAACTTCTCCCAGGCTTAACTGAGGAAGTCCTTCCTGAAGTATAACTGCAATCCACTCTACCTCTGATTAATTCAAGAGCCTGGTAGGTCATTCCaccaacagacacacacacacacttcttactTTCTCAGAGCTTC from Dama dama isolate Ldn47 chromosome 20, ASM3311817v1, whole genome shotgun sequence carries:
- the MEX3A gene encoding RNA-binding protein MEX3A, whose translation is MPSLVVSGIMERNGGFGELGCFGGSAKDRGLLEDERALQLALDQLCLLGLGEPPAPTAGEDGGGGGGGAPAQPAAPPQPAPPPPPAAPPAAPTAAPAAQTPQPPTAPKGASDAKLCALYKEAELRLKGSSNTTECVPVPTSEHVAEIVGRQGCKIKALRAKTNTYIKTPVRGEEPVFMVTGRREDVATARREIISAAEHFSMIRASRNKSGAAFGVAPALPGQVTIRVRVPYRVVGLVVGPKGATIKRIQQQTNTYIITPSRDRDPVFEITGAPGNVERAREEIETHIAVRTGKILEYNNENDFLAGSPDAALDSRYSEAWRVHPSGCKPLSTFRQNSLGCIGECGVDSGFEAPRLGEQGGDFGYGGYLFPGYGVGKQDVYYGVAETSPPLWAGQENATPTSVLFSSASSSSSSSAKARAGPPGAHRSPAASAGPELAGLPRRPPGEPLQGFSKLGGGGLRSPGGGRDCMVCFESEVTAALVPCGHNLFCMECAVRICERTDPECPVCHITATQAIRIFS